The following proteins are encoded in a genomic region of Candidatus Cloacimonas sp.:
- the dnaA gene encoding chromosomal replication initiator protein DnaA yields the protein MDQDIWQNILDKLEENINPQSFKTWFSDTKLVDMNDREMMIRVATQFSANYLNQNYKEILSEISYGLYGRKYDIQFITQPHHNHNDDPEKRNYKGNNVTANVKLNERYTFDEFVVGKNNNFAYSAAKAVAESPGYTYNPLFIYGESGMGKTHLMQAIGNFVQKDGRNCSIYYITSEAFTNEMIDGIRSNKMPEFRAKFRKVDLLLMDDIHFLSRKEGTQEEFFHTFNALFDNKKQIVLTSDRPPKDIPDLEKRLVTRFESGLLCDLKNPDFETRVAILRKKAEPENVLLRDDTINFIADNITSSVRALEGSLIRILAFSSYNKINPEDIDITLAEDILSDMISEKVHSITLDAITQQVCQCYKISPAQLMEKTRKPQVAFPRQVAMYLANYLIPQLSLKEIAEYYNRKDHTTVIHAKKMIENQFRDKEDFRVQLEMMIKNLQK from the coding sequence ATGGATCAAGACATTTGGCAAAACATACTTGATAAACTGGAGGAAAATATTAACCCTCAAAGTTTCAAGACCTGGTTTTCAGATACTAAACTGGTAGATATGAATGACAGAGAGATGATGATAAGGGTGGCGACGCAATTTTCGGCAAATTACTTAAATCAGAATTACAAAGAGATACTAAGTGAAATATCCTACGGCCTTTATGGCAGAAAATATGACATTCAGTTCATCACTCAGCCCCATCATAATCATAATGATGATCCCGAAAAGCGCAATTACAAAGGCAATAATGTTACCGCCAATGTAAAACTGAACGAAAGATATACTTTTGATGAATTCGTGGTGGGTAAAAACAATAACTTTGCTTATAGTGCGGCAAAAGCGGTTGCCGAATCTCCCGGTTACACTTATAATCCGCTGTTTATTTACGGTGAAAGCGGAATGGGCAAAACGCATCTGATGCAGGCAATCGGAAATTTTGTGCAAAAAGATGGGCGTAATTGTTCCATCTATTATATAACTTCGGAAGCGTTCACCAATGAAATGATTGATGGCATCCGCAGCAATAAAATGCCGGAATTTCGGGCGAAATTTAGAAAAGTGGATTTGCTGCTGATGGATGACATTCATTTTTTATCTCGCAAAGAAGGCACGCAGGAAGAATTTTTCCACACTTTCAATGCGCTTTTTGACAACAAAAAACAGATTGTGCTAACTTCGGATAGACCTCCCAAAGATATTCCCGATCTGGAAAAACGGCTGGTTACAAGGTTTGAAAGTGGTTTGTTGTGCGATCTGAAAAACCCTGATTTTGAAACCCGCGTTGCCATTTTACGCAAAAAAGCCGAGCCGGAAAATGTGCTCTTAAGAGACGATACCATCAATTTCATCGCCGATAATATTACCAGTAGCGTTCGAGCTTTGGAAGGATCGCTGATTCGTATTTTGGCTTTTTCGTCCTATAACAAAATAAATCCCGAAGATATAGACATTACTCTGGCGGAAGATATTCTTTCCGATATGATATCAGAAAAAGTGCATTCCATAACTTTGGATGCTATAACGCAACAGGTTTGCCAGTGTTATAAAATTTCACCTGCCCAACTAATGGAAAAAACCCGAAAACCCCAAGTTGCCTTTCCGCGTCAAGTAGCTATGTATCTGGCGAATTATTTGATTCCCCAGCTCTCCTTAAAAGAAATAGCCGAATATTATAATAGAAAAGATCATACCACGGTTATACATGCCAAAAAAATGATCGAAAATCAGTTTAGGGACAAAGAGGACTTTAGAGTTCAGCTGGAAATGATGATAAAAAATTTGCAGAAGTGA
- a CDS encoding leucyl aminopeptidase: MKIDIIRKVPDYMDCLIILNEENGSLNHLDLLPANIVTIVKAYCKSENYHFAFGEMKNFTIFVENQKQNIILLGAGNKNDLTPDKLRKLFASSIRLAGKMKTKQIYLFQGFENPINDVSFGHILTETALLVNYQFNKYVTVDRGENEIEALHTVSSTKNTRHLNRGIVEGRIYGETTNLARTLVNEPANVVTPEYLAESAKSAALQYGFSIDIFSLDKLKRIKMDAFLAVGRGSAHEPKLIIMRHNGNPDKKQETIALVGKGITFDSGGYCLKGAQGMANMKDDMGGAAAVIGTMCAISALKLKVNVVGVVAACENMISGDAYHPGDVITSMSGKTIEVNNTDAEGRLTLCDAIHYAIEKEHCERIIDIATLTGAAVGALGTEITAIITNNEPWLEILKNASSFTGENIWQLPTYEDYKDQLKSEIADLKNSGGPFAGTITAGLFLKEFVQNKPWLHIDIAGTALKDRESGVNNLGATGVGVRLLTTLLKYME; the protein is encoded by the coding sequence ATGAAGATTGACATCATCCGCAAAGTCCCTGATTATATGGATTGTTTAATCATCCTAAATGAGGAAAACGGTTCTCTAAACCATCTGGATTTACTTCCAGCCAACATCGTCACAATAGTGAAGGCCTATTGTAAAAGCGAGAATTATCACTTTGCATTCGGAGAAATGAAAAACTTCACCATTTTCGTGGAAAATCAGAAGCAGAACATTATTTTGCTGGGTGCGGGCAATAAAAACGACCTCACGCCGGATAAACTGCGTAAACTTTTTGCCTCTTCCATTCGTTTGGCAGGGAAGATGAAAACCAAACAAATATATCTCTTCCAGGGTTTTGAAAATCCCATCAATGATGTTTCCTTTGGGCATATTTTAACGGAAACGGCTTTGCTGGTTAACTATCAATTTAACAAATATGTAACAGTTGATAGGGGTGAGAATGAAATTGAAGCATTGCACACCGTTAGTTCCACCAAAAATACCCGCCATTTAAACAGAGGCATCGTGGAAGGACGCATTTATGGCGAAACGACAAATCTGGCAAGAACCTTGGTAAATGAACCAGCCAATGTAGTTACTCCTGAATATCTTGCCGAGTCAGCCAAAAGCGCCGCTTTGCAATATGGTTTTTCCATCGACATCTTTTCTTTGGATAAGCTTAAACGCATTAAAATGGATGCTTTTTTAGCCGTAGGTCGCGGCTCGGCTCACGAACCAAAATTAATCATTATGCGTCATAACGGCAATCCGGATAAAAAACAAGAAACCATTGCTTTAGTTGGCAAAGGTATTACTTTTGACAGCGGAGGATACTGTCTTAAAGGCGCACAGGGAATGGCTAATATGAAAGATGATATGGGAGGAGCGGCTGCCGTAATCGGAACAATGTGTGCCATTTCTGCTTTGAAATTGAAAGTTAATGTTGTAGGCGTCGTCGCTGCCTGCGAAAATATGATTTCCGGAGACGCATATCATCCGGGAGATGTAATCACTTCTATGAGCGGAAAAACCATCGAAGTTAACAACACCGATGCTGAAGGACGCTTAACTCTTTGCGACGCCATTCATTATGCCATAGAAAAAGAACATTGTGAGCGCATCATTGATATCGCTACTTTAACGGGTGCCGCAGTGGGAGCCCTCGGAACAGAAATTACTGCAATTATTACCAATAACGAACCCTGGCTGGAAATCCTGAAAAACGCCTCCAGTTTCACCGGGGAAAATATTTGGCAATTACCTACTTACGAGGACTATAAAGATCAGCTGAAATCCGAAATTGCCGATTTGAAAAATTCGGGAGGTCCCTTTGCGGGAACTATCACCGCAGGCCTTTTCCTAAAAGAATTCGTGCAAAATAAACCCTGGCTGCATATAGACATCGCCGGCACTGCCTTGAAAGATAGGGAATCGGGTGTGAATAATTTAGGAGCCACGGGAGTAGGCGTTCGCTTACTTACAACTCTTTTAAAGTATATGGAATAG
- a CDS encoding zinc ABC transporter substrate-binding protein, whose product MKRIKWLMLVILLFTFSCRNQETGEKKPLLLASIHPYELILKQLAGDDFEVKSIIPAGASPHTWSPGPVDLNNFSSADFILGNGLGLESNLAKNFAERKDVYVEAATLLKDVIPLPVKAMEAEENHPEEDVEHHHHSAQDPHLWTSPSLMIRLVGYLEKELSQRFPNSSFVFKRNAQQMQKELESLQEKIAQERKQYPNPAIITYHNAFHYFLQEFGIEELGFVQESPGKEPTPKELALLGNIIKEHQVKAIFLEPQMDKKAGETLAREFNLQLLTLDPLGSDGKAQTIAELIEGNWQKMKMGF is encoded by the coding sequence ATGAAGAGAATAAAATGGTTAATGCTTGTTATTCTGCTATTTACTTTTTCCTGCCGGAACCAGGAAACGGGAGAAAAAAAGCCACTGCTTTTGGCTTCCATTCATCCTTATGAGCTAATTTTGAAACAACTTGCGGGAGATGATTTTGAAGTTAAAAGCATTATTCCTGCCGGTGCATCACCTCATACTTGGTCTCCCGGTCCTGTGGATTTGAATAATTTCAGTTCAGCGGATTTCATTCTGGGCAATGGTTTGGGGCTGGAAAGCAATCTGGCGAAAAATTTTGCGGAACGAAAAGATGTTTATGTGGAGGCGGCAACTTTGCTGAAAGATGTTATCCCGCTGCCCGTAAAAGCAATGGAAGCGGAAGAAAATCATCCGGAAGAAGATGTTGAACACCATCATCATTCTGCTCAAGATCCGCATTTGTGGACTTCCCCTTCTTTGATGATTCGCTTGGTGGGTTATCTGGAAAAGGAACTTAGCCAGCGTTTTCCCAATTCTTCATTCGTTTTTAAACGCAATGCGCAACAGATGCAAAAAGAATTGGAAAGTTTGCAGGAAAAAATAGCCCAAGAAAGAAAGCAATATCCAAACCCAGCCATTATCACTTATCATAATGCGTTTCACTATTTTTTGCAAGAATTTGGAATAGAGGAATTGGGCTTTGTGCAGGAAAGTCCCGGCAAAGAACCCACTCCCAAAGAACTTGCCCTCCTGGGAAATATTATAAAAGAACATCAGGTGAAGGCGATCTTTCTGGAACCGCAAATGGATAAAAAAGCCGGTGAAACCCTTGCCCGAGAATTTAACTTGCAATTGCTTACCCTTGACCCTTTGGGCAGTGACGGCAAGGCACAAACCATTGCTGAATTGATAGAGGGCAACTGGCAAAAGATGAAAATGGGATTTTAG
- a CDS encoding metal ABC transporter ATP-binding protein, with translation MIQIKDLEYKINGKIILEDIFLELSEGEFVAIIGPNGAGKSTLIKLILGLLELQTGSILIDGIEHYNWLKNNTIGYLPQYEEFDNAFPATALDIVLMGLAGQLPWGAHFNSNHKQQAMETLQQTGVAHLAKQQIGKLSGGELQRVFLARALVTKSKYLILDEPEASLDRPSVESFFALLKELNSQGKTIITISHDLTTLSKYCSFLVCLNRRLHCHNQMELIDADVIHKTFGDSLRIIEKDY, from the coding sequence ATGATTCAAATTAAAGACCTGGAATACAAAATAAACGGCAAGATAATTCTGGAAGATATCTTTTTGGAACTCTCCGAGGGCGAATTTGTCGCTATTATAGGGCCTAACGGAGCGGGAAAATCCACTTTGATAAAATTGATTTTAGGTTTGCTGGAATTGCAAACGGGCAGCATCTTAATTGATGGCATAGAACACTATAACTGGCTGAAAAATAATACTATCGGTTACCTTCCCCAATATGAAGAATTTGATAATGCCTTTCCTGCCACCGCTTTGGACATTGTCTTAATGGGTTTGGCGGGTCAGCTGCCTTGGGGCGCTCATTTTAACAGTAATCATAAACAGCAAGCAATGGAAACATTACAACAAACGGGAGTGGCTCATCTGGCAAAACAACAAATTGGCAAACTTTCCGGAGGCGAATTGCAAAGAGTGTTTTTAGCCCGCGCCCTGGTCACTAAAAGCAAATATCTTATTTTGGATGAACCGGAAGCAAGTTTAGACCGTCCGTCCGTAGAAAGTTTTTTCGCTCTGCTGAAAGAACTGAATAGCCAAGGCAAAACGATTATAACCATCTCTCACGATTTAACTACGCTTTCCAAATATTGCAGTTTTCTGGTTTGCTTAAATCGGCGTTTGCATTGTCATAATCAGATGGAACTAATTGATGCGGATGTAATTCATAAGACCTTTGGCGATAGCTTGCGGATTATTGAAAAGGATTATTGA
- a CDS encoding asparagine synthetase B, translated as MGSWGFVPLFADVLIPMDNTQTNHLKAYGIAFAGLKEGLVGRWLLNYRGGSFLFPDSGNLTSLCNIRGVRFENVTSSDVAAILTEIQANNMESIALEKEPKIAVYIPPNALPWDDAVTLALDYAEIDYDRVWDDEVLEGKLTDYDWLHLHHEDFTGQYGKFYGSYRNTNWYQNDVRVNEAMATKHGFQKVWQLKHAVAEKIRNYVINGGFMFAMCAATDTYDIALAAKDVDIVDFAIDGDGIDPQYQKKLDFSRTFAFENFTLKPNPYEYEFSDIDASDYSRLRGPEADYFQLFDFSAKYDPVPTMLTQCQTNVIDGFLGQTTSFFKDKVKKNVIILAEVPGTNEVKYLHGNIGKGTFTFYGGHDPEDYEHKVGDPETILELHKNSPGYRLILNNVLFPAAEKKQLKT; from the coding sequence ATGGGCAGTTGGGGTTTTGTGCCTTTATTTGCTGATGTATTAATTCCGATGGATAACACGCAAACCAATCACTTAAAGGCCTATGGCATTGCCTTTGCGGGTCTTAAAGAAGGTTTAGTTGGCAGGTGGTTGTTAAATTATCGGGGGGGCAGTTTTCTCTTTCCTGATTCGGGCAATTTAACCTCGTTATGTAACATTCGCGGCGTGCGTTTTGAAAATGTAACTTCTTCCGATGTGGCGGCTATTTTAACGGAAATTCAGGCAAACAATATGGAAAGCATTGCTTTGGAAAAAGAGCCCAAAATAGCTGTTTATATTCCTCCCAATGCACTTCCCTGGGATGATGCAGTCACTTTAGCATTAGATTATGCTGAAATTGATTATGACCGGGTTTGGGATGATGAGGTTTTGGAAGGAAAGCTTACGGATTATGATTGGCTGCATCTGCATCATGAGGATTTTACCGGTCAGTATGGCAAATTTTATGGTTCCTATCGCAATACAAATTGGTATCAAAATGATGTGCGTGTAAATGAAGCGATGGCTACCAAACACGGTTTTCAGAAAGTTTGGCAGCTGAAACACGCGGTAGCGGAAAAGATTCGTAATTATGTGATAAACGGTGGTTTTATGTTTGCAATGTGCGCCGCCACTGATACTTACGACATTGCTTTAGCCGCCAAAGATGTGGATATTGTAGATTTTGCGATAGATGGTGATGGCATAGACCCTCAATATCAAAAGAAATTAGATTTTTCCCGCACTTTTGCCTTTGAGAATTTCACTTTGAAGCCCAATCCTTATGAATATGAATTTTCCGATATTGATGCCAGTGATTATTCCCGTTTGCGGGGACCCGAAGCTGATTATTTTCAGCTTTTTGATTTCAGCGCCAAATATGATCCCGTTCCCACAATGCTAACTCAGTGTCAAACCAATGTTATTGACGGTTTTTTGGGTCAGACCACTTCTTTTTTCAAAGATAAAGTGAAGAAAAATGTGATTATTCTGGCAGAAGTTCCTGGCACGAATGAAGTTAAATATCTACACGGCAACATTGGCAAAGGGACTTTCACTTTTTACGGTGGGCACGATCCTGAGGATTATGAACATAAAGTAGGTGATCCGGAAACCATTTTGGAGCTGCATAAAAATTCGCCCGGCTATCGTTTAATCTTAAATAATGTGCTTTTTCCCGCGGCAGAGAAAAAGCAATTGAAGACATAA
- a CDS encoding MlaD family protein has protein sequence MKKFYPNLRSVQIKTGIWTVVIVIILIFGYLWLAGLLSGSSQYELKIAFPDIAGLEIGDKVMFRGMEIGRVKKIEAQKEQIILTAKVKRDITLTEGSQFLISDSSLMGSKALSILPGNGTKPLNINQLQQGNSPAGMMELIAKASSGVEELKKTLQLINSPQGLLFSSQKLIENADGTVNQIGIVAQDTKQELIVTINKIERLTSSLQEVVAENKEPIKKTVAESHIALQRLSETLDSLSVLSANLNVTAQTLKSKEGTVGLLLNDKQLYNKINGATENLNALIQDIKDNPQKYIKIRVF, from the coding sequence ATGAAGAAGTTTTATCCTAACCTGCGCAGCGTTCAAATAAAAACCGGCATTTGGACAGTTGTTATAGTCATCATCCTTATATTTGGCTATTTATGGCTTGCTGGTCTCCTTTCTGGCAGTTCGCAATATGAGCTAAAAATTGCCTTTCCTGACATAGCGGGTTTGGAAATTGGCGACAAAGTTATGTTCCGCGGGATGGAAATTGGCAGAGTGAAAAAGATCGAGGCCCAAAAAGAGCAGATTATTTTAACCGCCAAAGTTAAAAGGGACATAACATTGACCGAAGGAAGCCAATTTTTGATATCTGATAGTTCTTTGATGGGCAGCAAGGCCTTGAGCATACTTCCTGGAAATGGAACTAAACCCTTAAACATTAACCAATTACAACAGGGTAATTCACCCGCGGGAATGATGGAACTGATTGCTAAGGCATCTTCCGGCGTAGAGGAATTAAAAAAGACGCTCCAGCTGATAAATTCACCCCAGGGTTTGCTTTTTAGTTCACAAAAGCTAATCGAAAATGCCGATGGCACCGTTAATCAAATTGGCATTGTCGCCCAAGACACCAAACAGGAACTAATAGTTACCATAAATAAAATAGAACGGCTTACTTCTTCTTTGCAAGAAGTGGTGGCGGAAAACAAAGAGCCCATCAAGAAAACAGTTGCCGAAAGCCATATTGCCTTGCAGAGGTTATCTGAGACATTGGATAGTTTAAGCGTTCTTTCCGCCAATTTGAATGTAACAGCCCAAACCCTGAAAAGCAAGGAGGGAACTGTCGGCTTATTGTTAAATGACAAGCAACTTTATAATAAGATAAATGGCGCTACGGAAAACCTTAATGCTCTCATCCAAGACATTAAGGATAACCCCCAAAAATATATCAAAATTCGTGTCTTTTAG
- a CDS encoding BamA/TamA family outer membrane protein, producing the protein MDKKLCCLLLLLILGSFAFAYSFGQNKVNAVPQDFAYIQTMHFDIYFPKGEDQFGKTVALMAEDIYYYIKAEFKIPIVSRIPIIFYATKTEFLSTNITYYLLTEGIGGFTESLHNRVAIPFEGSYASLEELMAHELTHAYTNAMDDGFLNTNASLRPTSFPFWFSEGLPEYLSVGGEDDYNNMYLLDMVLNSNIPKLGSVDGYLAYRLGESFLAYIAGQWGKEKVSEYYFSIRAAFNLDEATKKTFGMNFEDLEKRWLYQLRRNYYPIINSHSIPAESFEQRTFHKKDGSYFNLSPRFSPDGTHYVYYSNAGGRYSIWLAGTQGLAKPQLIFKGEKSAKSEEFYYFRSALSWFPDNKRIAFATKTATGDKIQILDVVTEKIVKTISIPELQAIYEADVSPDGMSLILAAQKGMQADLFMYNMQAETLTQLTNDAYDDEHPRFSPDGKFIAYDSERKLDNAESRYGMFSDLKRDIFTLELETGEIVQRTFETYDCFAPIWADKGNKLAFLSYKESIANYEILTLNTGERATLTQCIAGIFNGDISSDDNYFIMSDYFDGAWDIYFDDSPFTNLVYTENKPPQIYQRTEDLLQTIDLQRLNLYGKRSKAQRQRGTDRPLHNPRRPYFSELEKSDDDSLKLFPDFSWDNKPDSVSTPPQIEKYKVKFALDSIWGGLAYSSYSGTIGALDLSLSDIMGNYGIGISLGISGKIEDSNIFLSLMNLKHRADYGIGVYNYYDETYYRRYLPGQDDYLRLRDHETGMIFIYQYPFSRFMRLESNNQLYYVKQEWDYLPPENVQNGNWVMNVDRGTDTVVAPGVALVFDNALYGSTGPMAGERLYYLIRKSFAQNELNYFTNYLDWRYYYFFEKRYSLAFRLNAAFSMGESPERFNLDGLYGVRALNEDLDGEKMIMGSAELRVPFLDSINLAFPIPLTLNNIRGSIFMDIGSAWDDNSNFRGVIDGKLNDIKLGYGIGPRLNLGYFVLKLDIAWQTDLSNISRPLYYLSLTEDF; encoded by the coding sequence ATGGATAAAAAGCTCTGTTGCCTTCTGTTGTTGCTGATTCTGGGCAGTTTCGCTTTTGCTTATAGCTTTGGTCAAAATAAAGTAAATGCCGTTCCGCAGGATTTTGCCTATATTCAAACAATGCACTTTGACATCTATTTTCCCAAAGGAGAAGATCAATTTGGCAAAACAGTTGCCTTGATGGCGGAAGATATTTATTATTATATTAAGGCAGAATTCAAAATTCCGATTGTAAGTCGCATTCCGATTATCTTTTATGCCACCAAGACGGAATTTTTGAGCACCAATATCACTTATTACCTGTTAACGGAAGGCATAGGTGGCTTTACGGAAAGTTTACATAATCGGGTAGCCATTCCTTTTGAGGGTAGTTATGCCTCTCTCGAAGAACTTATGGCGCATGAACTTACCCATGCTTATACCAATGCAATGGATGATGGTTTTTTGAATACCAATGCCTCGTTGAGACCCACTTCATTTCCTTTTTGGTTTTCGGAAGGTCTGCCGGAATATCTTTCCGTGGGTGGCGAAGATGACTATAATAATATGTATCTTCTGGATATGGTTCTGAATAGCAACATCCCTAAGCTGGGTAGCGTGGATGGCTATTTGGCATATCGTTTGGGGGAAAGTTTTTTAGCTTATATAGCAGGCCAATGGGGCAAAGAGAAAGTTTCGGAATATTATTTCTCCATTCGTGCCGCATTCAATTTGGATGAAGCAACCAAAAAGACCTTTGGGATGAATTTTGAGGACTTGGAAAAGCGTTGGCTTTATCAGCTTAGAAGGAATTATTATCCTATCATCAACAGTCATAGCATCCCCGCGGAGAGTTTTGAGCAGCGCACTTTTCATAAAAAGGATGGTTCCTACTTTAATTTGTCTCCGCGTTTTTCACCCGATGGAACGCATTATGTATATTATTCCAATGCCGGGGGCAGATACAGCATTTGGTTGGCGGGAACACAGGGTTTGGCAAAACCGCAGTTAATTTTTAAGGGTGAAAAAAGTGCTAAATCCGAAGAATTTTACTATTTTCGTTCGGCGCTTTCCTGGTTTCCAGATAACAAAAGAATCGCTTTTGCCACCAAAACAGCCACCGGCGATAAAATTCAGATTTTAGATGTTGTTACCGAAAAAATAGTTAAAACCATTTCCATTCCTGAATTACAGGCAATTTACGAAGCGGATGTTTCGCCCGATGGAATGTCTCTTATTTTGGCTGCCCAAAAAGGAATGCAAGCCGATTTATTTATGTATAATATGCAGGCAGAGACGCTTACTCAATTAACCAATGATGCCTATGATGATGAACATCCCCGTTTTTCTCCCGATGGCAAATTTATTGCCTACGACAGTGAACGCAAACTGGATAATGCAGAAAGCAGATACGGTATGTTTTCAGACCTGAAGCGTGATATTTTTACCTTGGAGTTAGAAACCGGAGAAATCGTTCAACGCACTTTTGAGACCTACGATTGTTTTGCTCCCATTTGGGCGGATAAGGGCAATAAGTTAGCTTTTCTTTCCTATAAAGAAAGCATTGCCAACTATGAAATTCTTACTTTAAACACGGGAGAACGGGCAACGCTCACCCAATGTATCGCCGGCATTTTTAACGGCGACATCAGTTCGGATGATAATTATTTTATTATGAGCGATTACTTTGACGGCGCTTGGGATATATATTTTGACGACAGTCCCTTTACTAACCTCGTTTATACGGAAAATAAACCTCCCCAAATTTATCAGCGCACGGAAGACCTTTTACAAACAATAGATTTACAGCGGCTAAACCTTTACGGAAAAAGAAGTAAAGCCCAAAGGCAGAGAGGAACTGATAGACCGCTCCATAATCCTCGCCGTCCTTATTTTTCCGAACTGGAAAAAAGCGACGACGATTCCTTAAAACTGTTTCCTGATTTTTCTTGGGATAATAAACCCGATTCTGTTTCTACACCCCCACAGATAGAAAAATACAAGGTTAAATTTGCTCTCGATAGCATTTGGGGCGGACTTGCCTATTCTTCTTACAGCGGAACCATCGGAGCTCTGGATTTAAGTTTGAGCGACATTATGGGCAATTATGGAATAGGCATCAGTTTAGGAATATCGGGTAAAATTGAGGATAGCAATATCTTTCTTTCTTTGATGAATTTAAAGCATCGTGCCGATTACGGAATTGGGGTTTATAACTATTATGACGAGACCTATTATCGGCGTTATTTACCTGGTCAGGATGATTATCTGCGTTTGCGCGATCACGAAACGGGGATGATTTTCATTTATCAATATCCTTTCAGTCGGTTTATGCGTTTGGAATCTAATAATCAGCTTTATTATGTAAAGCAGGAATGGGATTATCTGCCCCCGGAAAATGTCCAAAACGGAAACTGGGTTATGAATGTGGATAGAGGAACGGATACAGTTGTTGCACCCGGCGTGGCTTTAGTTTTTGATAATGCGCTTTATGGTTCCACGGGTCCCATGGCTGGAGAGCGTTTATATTATCTGATCAGGAAAAGCTTTGCCCAAAATGAGCTGAATTATTTTACCAACTATTTGGATTGGCGCTATTATTATTTCTTTGAAAAAAGATATTCTTTGGCTTTTCGTTTGAATGCTGCTTTCAGCATGGGTGAATCACCGGAGCGTTTTAATTTGGATGGTTTGTATGGAGTGCGCGCTTTAAATGAAGATTTGGACGGGGAAAAAATGATTATGGGTTCCGCAGAATTACGGGTTCCGTTTTTGGATAGCATAAACCTTGCTTTTCCCATTCCGCTTACTCTAAATAATATTCGGGGCAGTATTTTTATGGATATTGGAAGCGCTTGGGATGATAATTCCAATTTCCGGGGCGTGATAGACGGCAAATTGAATGATATAAAACTTGGTTATGGCATAGGACCCCGTTTGAATTTGGGGTATTTTGTTTTGAAGCTGGACATTGCCTGGCAAACCGATCTTTCCAATATTTCCAGACCTTTGTATTATTTAAGCTTAACTGAGGATTTTTAA
- a CDS encoding metal ABC transporter permease — translation MLQFSFLVYAFLGALLSGLSLAVFAPFVTLRRISYLGEALSHIAFAGIALAILAGLNLTLTTLIFVMLIAWGITWLAKKHNIQESNTITIFLSLSMALGIILISLSKNYSFDLSSYLFGNVLLVTKSEIISLTVLSVLNIGFVSFFYKELFYLTYNPMMAKVYRIKTEPVNLIFMLLLAANIVINVKSAGIILVTAQLILPAVIAFNFVHRLSKAIIISGFVAVFSACIGFYLSFQFNLPTGASIVVFEAILYFLSLLYPAH, via the coding sequence ATGTTGCAGTTCTCATTTTTGGTTTATGCTTTTCTGGGCGCTTTACTTTCGGGTTTGTCGTTGGCAGTTTTTGCTCCTTTTGTAACTTTAAGAAGGATTTCATATTTGGGTGAAGCGCTTTCCCATATTGCCTTTGCGGGAATTGCCCTGGCTATTTTGGCAGGATTGAATTTAACGCTTACCACCCTGATTTTTGTAATGCTGATCGCCTGGGGAATCACTTGGTTGGCAAAAAAGCATAATATCCAAGAATCCAATACGATAACGATATTTTTGTCCTTAAGTATGGCACTGGGTATTATTCTGATTTCCCTATCTAAAAATTACAGTTTTGATCTCTCCAGCTACCTTTTTGGCAATGTGCTGTTGGTTACCAAAAGTGAAATTATTTCGCTAACTGTTTTGTCCGTGCTGAATATTGGCTTTGTCAGCTTTTTCTATAAGGAACTATTTTATTTAACCTACAATCCAATGATGGCAAAGGTCTATCGGATAAAGACCGAGCCGGTGAATTTAATTTTTATGCTGCTTTTGGCTGCCAATATCGTAATTAATGTGAAAAGCGCAGGCATAATCTTGGTTACCGCTCAGCTTATTTTGCCGGCTGTAATTGCCTTTAATTTTGTGCATCGGCTGTCCAAAGCTATTATTATCTCTGGTTTTGTTGCTGTTTTTTCTGCTTGCATTGGTTTTTATTTAAGTTTTCAGTTTAATTTACCGACGGGAGCAAGTATTGTTGTCTTTGAGGCAATCCTTTACTTTCTCTCTTTGCTTTATCCGGCACATTGA